In Salirhabdus salicampi, a genomic segment contains:
- the icmF gene encoding fused isobutyryl-CoA mutase/GTPase IcmF yields MEKPYVYKPKHSVRFVTASSLFDGHDASINIMRRILQSSGAEVIHLGHNRSVEEVVNAAIQEDVQGIAISSYQGGHVEYFKYMVDLLREKGAGHIRVYGGGGGVIIPREINELHEYGVARIFSPEDGREHGLQGMINMMIKECDFTPPMDLESDLQRLEKGDAQAVARFITYVENEQHVGNDTAATTEKVFQMENDTIPVLGITGTGGAGKSSLTDELIRRFIQEVPERRIAILSIDPTKRKTGGALLGDRIRMNAIFHERVFMRSLATRDSKTELSKAVQDAIRVLKTAGFDLIVVETSGIGQGDAEITEITDLSMYVMTSEYGAPSQLEKIDMIDFADFIVINKFEQKGSDDALRQVRKQYQRSHMLFHDDPESLPIYGTIASQFNDPGTNTLFAAIIEKVNDKYGWNETTSFERDGLVEKKNLIIPNERKQYLRDIVQTVRRYHENAEKQGEFARKLYQLKGTAEQLPQEGSEQITELVQKYEGKLDSANLKALEKWDKVKSRYEQEQMTYKVRNKEITIDLTTESLAGLKIPKVVLPNYHDWGDRLVWLLKENVPGAFPFTAGVFPFKRKGEDPKRQFAGEGTPVRTNRRFHYLSKDDDAKRLSTAFDSVTLYGHDPDERPDIYGKVGESGVSICTLEDMKKLYSGFDLCDPLTSVSMTINGPAPIILAMFFNTAIEQQVEKFEQKHNRKPNHEEYEQIKAETLTVVRGTVQADILKEDQGQNTCIFSTEFALRMMGDIQDYFIEHNVRNYYSVSISGYHIAEAGANPITQLAFTLANGFTYVEYYLSRGMDINKFAPNLSFFFSNGLDPEYTVIGRVARRIWSIVMRDKYGANERSQKLKYHIQTSGRSLHAQEIDFNDIRTTLQALIAIQDNCNSLHTNAYDEAITTPTEESVRRAMAIQMIINKEFGLTKNENSLQGSFIIEKLTDLVEEAVLQEFERINERGGVLGAMERQYQRGKIQDESLYYEGKKHSGELPIVGVNTYLNPNPPTEEEINSMELARASKEEKEEQIRNLREFQKRHEQEGKVALERLKHVASSGGNIFAELMETVKVASLGQITNALYEVGGQYRRNM; encoded by the coding sequence ATGGAGAAACCTTATGTGTATAAACCGAAACATTCGGTTCGTTTTGTAACAGCATCAAGCTTATTTGATGGTCACGACGCTTCTATCAATATTATGAGACGAATCTTGCAGTCTAGTGGGGCTGAAGTGATTCATTTAGGTCATAATCGTTCAGTAGAAGAAGTTGTGAACGCTGCGATTCAAGAGGATGTGCAAGGAATTGCGATTTCTTCTTATCAAGGAGGGCACGTAGAGTATTTTAAATATATGGTCGACTTGTTAAGAGAAAAGGGAGCAGGACATATTCGCGTTTATGGTGGTGGAGGCGGGGTTATTATTCCTCGTGAGATTAATGAGTTACACGAATATGGGGTAGCGCGTATCTTTTCACCTGAGGACGGCAGGGAACATGGCCTGCAAGGCATGATTAACATGATGATAAAAGAGTGTGATTTTACCCCACCCATGGATCTGGAAAGTGATTTACAACGATTAGAAAAAGGAGATGCCCAAGCAGTCGCCCGATTTATTACGTATGTAGAAAACGAACAACATGTAGGTAATGATACCGCAGCTACGACAGAGAAGGTATTTCAAATGGAAAATGACACGATTCCCGTACTCGGTATTACTGGGACCGGGGGAGCGGGAAAAAGTTCATTAACAGATGAATTAATACGTCGGTTTATTCAAGAAGTACCCGAAAGAAGAATTGCAATTCTTTCGATTGACCCGACAAAAAGAAAAACAGGTGGTGCTTTGCTTGGTGACCGTATCCGGATGAACGCAATCTTTCATGAAAGAGTGTTCATGCGGTCATTAGCAACGAGGGATTCTAAAACGGAGTTGTCAAAAGCTGTCCAAGATGCCATTCGTGTATTAAAGACAGCGGGCTTTGATTTAATTGTTGTTGAAACAAGTGGAATCGGTCAGGGGGATGCCGAAATCACCGAAATTACCGATTTATCGATGTACGTAATGACAAGTGAGTATGGCGCACCATCCCAACTAGAGAAAATTGATATGATTGATTTTGCCGATTTTATCGTCATTAATAAATTTGAACAGAAAGGTTCTGACGATGCTCTACGACAAGTTCGAAAACAATACCAAAGGAGCCACATGTTATTCCATGATGATCCGGAATCCTTACCAATATACGGGACGATAGCAAGTCAATTTAATGACCCGGGAACGAATACGTTATTTGCAGCCATTATCGAAAAGGTCAACGATAAATATGGGTGGAATGAAACAACATCCTTTGAAAGGGATGGGTTAGTAGAAAAGAAAAACTTGATTATACCGAATGAACGGAAGCAATACTTGCGAGACATTGTGCAAACAGTAAGACGTTACCACGAGAATGCAGAAAAACAAGGTGAGTTTGCCCGCAAGTTATACCAATTAAAGGGGACGGCGGAACAGTTACCACAAGAGGGTAGCGAGCAGATTACAGAACTTGTACAAAAGTATGAAGGTAAGCTGGATTCTGCCAATTTAAAAGCATTGGAAAAATGGGATAAAGTAAAGTCCCGTTACGAGCAAGAGCAAATGACCTATAAGGTGCGAAATAAAGAAATTACGATAGATTTGACGACGGAAAGCCTGGCAGGGCTGAAAATACCGAAAGTAGTATTACCAAACTACCACGATTGGGGCGATCGCCTCGTTTGGTTGTTAAAAGAAAATGTACCAGGAGCATTTCCTTTTACAGCCGGTGTATTTCCGTTTAAACGAAAAGGGGAAGATCCGAAACGACAGTTTGCTGGAGAAGGAACTCCAGTACGAACGAATCGTCGCTTTCATTATTTATCAAAGGATGATGATGCGAAGCGGCTTAGTACGGCATTCGATTCTGTAACTTTGTACGGTCATGATCCAGATGAACGACCAGATATTTATGGCAAAGTAGGAGAAAGCGGCGTTAGTATATGTACCTTGGAAGACATGAAAAAATTATACAGTGGGTTTGATTTATGTGATCCACTCACATCTGTATCGATGACCATTAATGGACCTGCTCCTATTATATTGGCGATGTTCTTCAATACCGCCATAGAACAGCAAGTGGAAAAGTTTGAACAGAAGCACAATCGAAAGCCAAACCATGAAGAATATGAACAAATTAAAGCAGAAACATTAACTGTTGTTCGGGGAACAGTGCAAGCCGATATACTGAAGGAAGATCAAGGTCAAAATACGTGTATTTTTTCAACGGAATTTGCGTTAAGAATGATGGGTGACATTCAAGACTATTTTATTGAACACAATGTACGAAATTACTACTCTGTCTCTATTTCTGGCTATCATATTGCAGAAGCAGGAGCAAATCCTATTACACAGTTAGCCTTTACATTGGCAAATGGGTTTACGTATGTAGAATACTATTTAAGTCGCGGAATGGATATAAATAAGTTTGCACCAAATTTATCATTCTTTTTCTCGAATGGCTTAGATCCGGAGTATACAGTAATTGGCCGGGTTGCAAGAAGAATTTGGTCAATCGTGATGCGGGATAAGTATGGAGCAAATGAACGAAGTCAAAAGTTAAAGTATCACATTCAAACATCAGGACGTTCTCTCCATGCACAAGAAATTGACTTTAATGACATTCGTACAACATTACAAGCTTTAATCGCAATCCAAGATAACTGCAACTCCCTTCATACGAACGCTTATGATGAAGCAATTACTACGCCAACCGAAGAATCCGTACGGCGGGCGATGGCCATCCAAATGATCATTAATAAAGAGTTCGGTTTAACTAAAAACGAAAATTCATTGCAAGGTTCGTTTATCATTGAAAAGTTGACAGATTTAGTAGAGGAAGCAGTCCTGCAAGAGTTTGAGAGGATTAATGAACGTGGCGGCGTACTAGGGGCGATGGAACGTCAATATCAACGTGGGAAAATACAAGACGAATCATTATACTATGAAGGGAAAAAACATTCCGGGGAACTCCCAATTGTAGGTGTGAATACGTACTTAAATCCTAATCCCCCAACAGAAGAAGAAATTAACTCTATGGAGCTTGCTCGAGCATCGAAAGAAGAGAAAGAAGAACAGATTCGTAATCTACGTGAGTTTCAAAAGCGTCACGAACAAGAAGGAAAAGTAGCCTTAGAGAGGCTGAAGCATGTGGCATCGTCTGGTGGGAATATTTTTGCTGAACTGATGGAAACGGTGAAAGTAGCAAGTCTCGGCCAAATTACAAATGCACTATATGAAGTTGGCGGCCAATATCGCCGAAATATGTAA
- the fsa gene encoding fructose-6-phosphate aldolase: MKFFVDTANIEEIREAIDLGVLAGVTTNPSLVAKENISFHDRLREITKEVDGSVSAEVISEDSKGMLEEAETLAAIAPNITIKVPMTLEGLKTVKVLSEKNIKTNVTLIFSANQALLAARAGATYVSPFLGRLDDIGHDGMSLIAQISEIFTRHNIETEIIAASIRHPMHVTESALHGAHIATVPLKVLKQLVKHPLTDQGIEKFLTDWNNQKKA; encoded by the coding sequence ATGAAATTTTTTGTTGATACAGCTAACATTGAAGAGATTCGTGAAGCGATTGATTTAGGAGTTCTTGCAGGAGTAACAACCAATCCAAGTCTTGTGGCAAAAGAGAATATCTCATTCCATGACCGGTTACGGGAAATTACAAAGGAAGTTGACGGTTCTGTTAGTGCAGAAGTTATTTCTGAAGACAGTAAGGGTATGTTAGAAGAAGCTGAAACATTAGCGGCAATTGCACCAAACATTACAATTAAAGTGCCGATGACTCTCGAAGGGTTAAAAACGGTGAAAGTGTTAAGTGAAAAGAACATTAAAACAAACGTAACGTTAATCTTCTCCGCAAATCAAGCATTACTTGCTGCAAGAGCAGGTGCTACATACGTCTCTCCATTTTTAGGTAGACTTGATGACATCGGTCATGATGGTATGTCCTTAATTGCTCAAATTTCAGAGATCTTTACCCGCCATAATATTGAAACAGAAATCATTGCTGCTTCTATACGCCATCCAATGCACGTAACTGAATCCGCATTACACGGAGCACATATTGCAACAGTTCCACTAAAAGTACTAAAACAGCTCGTGAAGCATCCACTCACAGACCAGGGTATAGAGAAGTTTCTAACCGATTGGAACAACCAAAAAAAGGCATGA
- a CDS encoding response regulator gives MEKRKIYVVDDQFGIRLLLKEIIEMEGHEVYDFETGGDALQQMESQQPDLLFIDYRLPLMNGIELVEKMTLKGISAPIVMMSGLSEQDIEGKSKFTNIKHVLLKPFNIEEVKRILQLHLSQ, from the coding sequence ATGGAGAAACGGAAAATATACGTGGTCGATGATCAATTTGGTATTCGTTTATTGCTAAAGGAAATCATCGAAATGGAAGGCCATGAAGTGTATGATTTTGAAACGGGCGGAGACGCACTTCAGCAAATGGAAAGCCAGCAACCTGATCTTTTATTTATTGATTATCGCTTGCCATTGATGAACGGAATCGAGTTAGTAGAAAAAATGACGTTGAAAGGGATTTCCGCACCAATAGTAATGATGAGTGGGCTATCGGAGCAAGATATTGAAGGAAAATCAAAATTTACGAATATAAAACACGTTTTACTCAAACCCTTTAATATTGAAGAGGTAAAACGTATCCTGCAACTTCATTTATCACAATAA
- a CDS encoding CTP synthase — MTKYIFVTGGVVSSLGKGITAASLGRLLKNRGLEVTIQKFDPYINVDPGTMSPYQHGEVFVTEDGAETDLDLGHYERFIDINLNKYSNVTTGKIYSAVIRKERRGEYLGGTVQVIPHITNEIKERIFRSGKETGADVVITEIGGTVGDIESLPFLEAIRQMKSDIGKENVMYIHCTLVPYLNAAGEMKTKPTQHSVKELRSLGIQPDVIVLRTEHAISTELKEKIALFGDINAKAVIEARDSDTLYQVPLDLQAQGLDQLTCEHFGLTCPEADMAEWKQLVNKVQHLKGKVNIALVGKYVELQDAYISVVESLKHAGYRFDADVDITWVNAEHVNEENVTEKLQNVDGILVPGGFGDRGVEGKIAATKFARTNSIPFLGICLGMQLASVEFARNVANLNGAHSAEIKEDTPHPVIDLLPEQKDVEDLGGTLRLGVYPCKLQEGTKTYAAYEDEIVYERHRHRYEFNNEYRQQMEQHGFIFSGTSPDGRLVEIIELKDHPWFVASQFHPEFKSRPTKPHPLFRDFVKASMDHK; from the coding sequence ATGACAAAATATATATTTGTAACCGGTGGAGTAGTATCTTCATTAGGAAAAGGAATAACTGCAGCTTCATTAGGCAGACTGTTAAAAAATCGCGGATTAGAAGTGACCATTCAAAAGTTTGATCCGTATATCAATGTGGATCCAGGGACAATGAGTCCATATCAGCATGGTGAAGTATTTGTTACGGAAGACGGTGCTGAAACAGATTTAGACTTAGGTCACTATGAGCGTTTTATTGATATTAATTTAAATAAATATAGCAATGTAACTACAGGGAAAATTTATTCTGCGGTCATTCGAAAAGAACGTCGTGGTGAATACTTAGGTGGTACTGTCCAGGTTATTCCGCACATAACGAACGAAATTAAGGAGCGTATTTTCCGTTCCGGAAAAGAAACCGGCGCTGATGTTGTCATTACAGAAATCGGCGGAACAGTAGGGGATATAGAATCCCTTCCGTTTTTAGAAGCGATTCGCCAAATGAAAAGTGATATCGGTAAAGAAAATGTAATGTACATTCATTGTACCCTTGTCCCATACTTAAACGCTGCTGGAGAAATGAAAACAAAACCGACACAACACTCAGTAAAAGAGTTACGTTCTCTCGGTATTCAACCAGATGTAATTGTACTTAGAACAGAACATGCAATTAGTACCGAATTAAAAGAAAAGATTGCACTGTTCGGTGACATTAATGCGAAAGCTGTAATTGAAGCACGCGATTCTGATACGTTATATCAAGTACCACTAGACTTACAAGCACAGGGACTTGACCAACTAACGTGTGAACATTTTGGATTAACATGTCCGGAAGCAGATATGGCTGAGTGGAAACAACTCGTCAACAAAGTGCAACATTTAAAAGGCAAAGTAAACATTGCGTTAGTCGGAAAATATGTTGAGCTGCAAGATGCTTACATATCTGTTGTTGAATCATTAAAGCATGCTGGATATCGTTTTGATGCAGACGTCGATATTACGTGGGTCAATGCAGAGCATGTGAATGAAGAAAATGTAACAGAAAAATTACAAAATGTGGACGGAATATTAGTCCCGGGTGGTTTTGGAGACCGTGGTGTAGAAGGGAAAATCGCAGCTACGAAATTTGCTCGTACGAACAGCATACCATTCCTAGGTATTTGTTTAGGTATGCAATTAGCATCAGTGGAGTTTGCGCGTAACGTAGCCAATTTAAATGGTGCCCATTCAGCTGAAATTAAAGAAGATACACCACATCCGGTCATTGACTTACTACCGGAACAAAAGGACGTCGAGGATTTAGGTGGAACATTACGCTTAGGTGTATATCCTTGTAAATTACAAGAAGGTACAAAAACATATGCGGCATACGAGGATGAAATTGTGTACGAACGTCATCGTCACCGTTATGAATTTAATAATGAATACCGCCAGCAAATGGAACAACATGGATTTATTTTCTCTGGGACGAGCCCTGATGGTCGTTTAGTTGAAATTATTGAACTTAAAGATCACCCATGGTTTGTAGCATCCCAGTTCCATCCGGAATTTAAGTCCAGACCAACAAAACCGCATCCTCTTTTCCGTGATTTTGTAAAAGCATCAATGGATCATAAATAA
- the fba gene encoding class II fructose-1,6-bisphosphate aldolase: MPLVSMKEMLEKGKENGYAVGQFNLNNLEYAQAILQAAEEEKSPVILGVSEGAARYMGGFNVVVAMVDSLMDAYGTTVPVAIHLDHGSSFEKCAEAIHAGFTSVMIDGSHYPLEENIALTQKVVELAHIHGVSVEAELGRIGGQEDDLVVDDAEAAYAIPSECEKLVAETNVDCFAPALGSVHGPYKGEPNLGFDRMEEVQKLTGVPLVLHGGTGIPTKDIQKAISLGTAKINVNTENQISQGKAVRQVLAEKPDLYDPRKYLGPGRDAIKETVIGKMREFGSSNKA, encoded by the coding sequence ATGCCGTTAGTTTCCATGAAAGAAATGTTAGAAAAAGGGAAAGAAAATGGCTACGCGGTAGGCCAGTTTAATTTAAATAATTTAGAGTATGCACAGGCAATTCTTCAGGCTGCAGAAGAGGAAAAATCTCCAGTAATTTTAGGTGTTTCAGAAGGTGCAGCTCGTTATATGGGTGGATTCAACGTTGTTGTAGCTATGGTTGATTCATTAATGGATGCATATGGTACGACAGTGCCTGTAGCTATTCATCTTGACCACGGATCCAGCTTTGAAAAATGTGCAGAAGCAATTCACGCTGGTTTCACTTCCGTAATGATTGACGGTTCTCACTATCCATTAGAAGAAAACATTGCTCTTACACAAAAAGTGGTTGAACTAGCTCACATTCACGGTGTATCTGTAGAAGCTGAGCTTGGCCGTATCGGCGGACAGGAAGATGATCTTGTAGTTGATGACGCTGAAGCTGCATATGCTATTCCATCTGAGTGTGAAAAATTAGTGGCAGAAACAAATGTCGATTGTTTTGCACCAGCATTAGGCTCTGTCCACGGTCCATATAAAGGGGAACCAAACCTCGGTTTCGACCGTATGGAAGAAGTTCAAAAGTTAACAGGTGTACCTTTGGTACTACACGGTGGAACTGGAATTCCAACAAAGGATATTCAAAAAGCCATTTCACTTGGTACAGCGAAAATTAACGTAAATACTGAGAACCAAATTTCTCAAGGGAAAGCCGTTCGCCAAGTATTAGCGGAAAAGCCGGACCTATATGATCCACGTAAATATTTAGGACCTGGACGTGACGCTATTAAAGAAACTGTTATTGGTAAAATGCGCGAATTCGGTTCCTCAAATAAAGCATAA
- the glpX gene encoding class II fructose-bisphosphatase produces the protein MERSLTMELVRVTEAAALASARWMGRGKKDEADDAATSAMRSVFDTIPMKGTVVIGEGEMDEAPMLYIGERLGNGYGPRVDVAVDPLEGTNIVAQGTWNALAVLAVTDHGKMLHAPDMYMNKIAVGPEAVGKVNINASVTDNLQAVARAKGKDVEDIVATVLNRKRHEKIIHEIREAGARIKLIPDGDVAAAINTAFDHTGVDILFGIGGAPEGVLAAVGLKCLGGELQGQLVPQNDEERRRCLEMGIDDVNKVLTMEDLCGGDDAIFTATGVTDGELLKGVQYKGTKATTETVVMRAKSGTVRFIDGNHSLKKKPNLVIKE, from the coding sequence ATGGAAAGAAGTTTAACGATGGAATTAGTGCGAGTTACAGAAGCGGCTGCATTAGCCTCTGCTCGATGGATGGGGCGTGGAAAAAAGGATGAGGCTGACGACGCTGCAACATCCGCAATGCGTAGTGTTTTTGATACGATTCCGATGAAAGGTACTGTCGTAATCGGTGAAGGGGAAATGGATGAAGCGCCGATGTTATATATCGGAGAACGCCTTGGAAACGGATACGGACCACGTGTAGACGTTGCAGTTGATCCGCTGGAAGGAACGAATATCGTTGCCCAAGGAACGTGGAATGCGCTGGCCGTTTTGGCGGTAACAGACCACGGCAAAATGTTACATGCTCCTGATATGTATATGAATAAAATCGCTGTCGGCCCTGAGGCAGTTGGGAAGGTAAATATAAATGCTTCTGTAACAGATAATTTACAAGCAGTTGCGAGAGCAAAAGGAAAAGATGTAGAGGATATTGTTGCGACTGTTTTAAATCGTAAACGACATGAAAAGATTATTCATGAAATTCGTGAAGCTGGTGCCCGTATTAAACTCATCCCAGATGGAGATGTTGCAGCAGCGATTAATACAGCCTTTGACCATACTGGTGTTGATATTTTGTTCGGTATAGGTGGTGCACCTGAAGGAGTCCTGGCAGCCGTTGGGTTGAAATGCCTCGGTGGAGAGTTGCAGGGGCAGCTAGTACCACAAAATGACGAAGAAAGACGTCGTTGCTTAGAAATGGGAATTGATGATGTAAATAAAGTATTAACGATGGAAGATTTGTGTGGCGGCGATGATGCCATTTTCACAGCTACAGGTGTGACAGATGGTGAATTGCTAAAAGGTGTCCAATATAAGGGGACAAAAGCGACAACTGAAACCGTCGTTATGCGGGCAAAATCCGGAACAGTACGCTTTATTGATGGGAACCATAGCTTGAAAAAGAAACCGAATTTAGTCATAAAAGAATAA
- a CDS encoding UDP-N-acetylglucosamine 1-carboxyvinyltransferase, producing MEKLLIEGGNTLRGQVRVSGAKNSAVALLPATILANGPVTIEGLPNISDIQILKDLLEEIGGKTSQTGQDVTIDPSTMVSMPLPNGKVKKLRASYYFMGAMLGRFKKAVIGLPGGCNLGPRPIDQHIKGFEALGAKVTNEQGAVYLRADELVGARIYLDVVSVGATINIMLAAVRAKGKTIIENAAKEPEIIDVATLLTSMGAKIKGAGTDVIRIEGVDTLNGCQHTIIPDRIEAGTYTIIAAAKGEEVLIDNVIPTHLESLIAKLREMGVIIETKDDQMLVKGNCKMKSVDIKTLVYPGFPTDLQQPFTTLLTKAEGTGIITDTIYQARFKHIDELRRMNAEIKVEGSSAVISGPVTLEGAKVKASDLRAGAALVAAGLIADGVTEIIGVDHIDRGYEDLTAKLESIGAKIWRETMTEEEIEQFQNS from the coding sequence ATGGAGAAATTGCTTATTGAAGGTGGCAATACTTTAAGAGGGCAAGTTCGTGTTAGTGGCGCAAAAAATAGCGCAGTTGCTCTGCTTCCGGCAACTATTTTAGCGAATGGCCCTGTTACCATTGAGGGATTGCCAAACATATCAGATATTCAAATTTTGAAAGACCTACTAGAAGAAATTGGCGGGAAAACATCTCAAACTGGACAAGATGTAACCATCGATCCTTCAACAATGGTCTCCATGCCATTACCAAATGGAAAGGTAAAAAAGCTTCGCGCATCTTACTACTTTATGGGGGCGATGTTAGGGCGTTTTAAAAAAGCGGTCATCGGTTTACCGGGCGGCTGTAACCTTGGGCCAAGACCGATTGACCAACATATTAAAGGCTTTGAAGCGTTAGGAGCTAAGGTAACGAATGAGCAGGGAGCTGTGTATTTACGGGCAGATGAATTAGTTGGAGCACGTATCTACCTGGATGTCGTAAGTGTCGGTGCGACGATTAACATTATGTTAGCTGCTGTTCGTGCTAAAGGAAAAACAATTATTGAAAATGCTGCTAAAGAGCCTGAGATCATCGATGTAGCCACATTACTAACGAGTATGGGGGCGAAAATTAAAGGTGCTGGTACAGATGTGATCCGGATTGAAGGTGTTGATACGTTAAACGGCTGCCAACATACAATCATACCAGACCGAATTGAGGCTGGCACTTATACGATAATCGCTGCAGCGAAAGGTGAAGAAGTTTTAATCGATAATGTTATCCCGACCCATTTAGAGTCCCTTATTGCAAAATTGCGGGAAATGGGTGTCATTATCGAAACGAAGGATGACCAAATGCTCGTCAAAGGTAACTGTAAGATGAAAAGTGTTGATATAAAAACACTAGTATATCCAGGTTTTCCAACCGATTTACAACAACCGTTTACGACTTTGTTAACAAAAGCAGAAGGTACTGGCATTATTACAGATACAATTTATCAGGCTCGATTTAAACATATCGACGAATTACGGAGAATGAACGCTGAAATTAAAGTAGAGGGAAGTTCAGCTGTCATTTCAGGCCCGGTTACACTTGAAGGAGCAAAAGTAAAAGCAAGTGATTTGCGTGCAGGTGCTGCTCTTGTTGCGGCAGGATTAATTGCTGATGGTGTTACCGAAATCATTGGTGTTGATCATATCGATCGTGGCTATGAAGATTTAACCGCCAAGCTTGAGTCAATTGGCGCAAAAATTTGGCGGGAAACAATGACAGAAGAAGAAATAGAACAATTTCAAAACTCATAA
- the rpoE gene encoding DNA-directed RNA polymerase subunit delta has protein sequence MSLEKYTQEDLAELSMVNIAIELLSEEKKAMDFNELFNTIAEAKGFTQVQKEEFIAQFYTDLNIDGRFMTVGSNLWGLKRWYPVEQIEEELTTTVRKKKKTKKTKKKKEVEEVIEEEEEFETDLDEDIFDEAEDEDFGLDDEDFGEDESEDDIVDGEKEDESL, from the coding sequence GTGAGCTTGGAAAAATACACCCAGGAAGATCTTGCCGAATTGTCCATGGTAAATATCGCCATTGAACTTCTATCAGAGGAAAAAAAGGCTATGGACTTTAATGAATTATTTAACACCATAGCTGAAGCGAAAGGTTTTACCCAAGTACAAAAAGAAGAATTCATCGCACAATTTTACACCGACTTAAACATTGACGGCAGGTTCATGACAGTCGGCTCAAATCTATGGGGGTTGAAAAGATGGTACCCTGTAGAGCAAATTGAAGAAGAACTTACGACAACTGTACGTAAGAAAAAGAAGACGAAGAAAACGAAGAAGAAAAAAGAAGTAGAAGAAGTTATTGAAGAAGAAGAAGAGTTCGAAACAGATCTAGATGAAGACATCTTTGATGAAGCAGAAGATGAAGATTTCGGTTTAGATGATGAAGACTTTGGTGAAGATGAAAGTGAAGACGACATTGTCGATGGCGAGAAAGAAGACGAAAGTTTATAA
- the rho gene encoding transcription termination factor Rho, whose translation MTIRELETLTLKELYAQARDYKISYYGKLTKKELIFAILKAQAEKDGYLFMDGILEIIPSEGFGFLRPINYSPSAEDIYISASQIRRFDLRNGDKVSGKVRPPKDNERYYGLLHVGAVNGEDPETAKERVHFPALTPLYPDRLMQLETESKKLSTRIMDLMSPVGFGQRGLIVAPPKAGKTMLLKEIANSISTNHPEAKLIILLVDERPEEVTDIERSVHEDVDVVSSTFDEVPENHIKVSELVLERAMRLVEHKRDVIILMDSITRLARAYNLVIPPSGRTLSGGIDPAAFHRPKRFFGAARNIEEGGSMTILATALVDTGSRMDDVIYEEFKGTGNMELHLDRSLAERRIFPALDIPRSGTRKEELLLPKANLEKMWAIRKMMGNSHDFVERFLRRMRTTKNNEEFFQKLEEDMKGNASTRRS comes from the coding sequence ATGACAATACGGGAACTTGAGACGTTAACGTTGAAAGAGTTATATGCTCAAGCCCGTGATTACAAAATTTCCTATTATGGAAAATTAACAAAGAAAGAATTAATTTTTGCTATTTTGAAAGCACAAGCTGAAAAAGATGGCTACTTATTTATGGATGGAATTTTAGAAATTATTCCTTCAGAAGGCTTTGGCTTTTTACGTCCAATAAATTACTCTCCAAGTGCAGAAGATATTTACATATCTGCATCTCAAATCCGTCGATTTGATTTACGCAATGGTGACAAAGTATCAGGTAAAGTCAGACCTCCGAAGGATAACGAACGTTATTACGGACTTTTGCACGTTGGTGCGGTGAATGGGGAGGATCCGGAAACGGCGAAGGAACGAGTTCACTTTCCAGCGTTAACGCCATTATATCCAGATCGTTTAATGCAATTGGAAACGGAAAGTAAAAAGCTTTCAACTCGAATTATGGATTTAATGTCTCCGGTCGGGTTTGGTCAACGTGGTCTCATTGTTGCTCCCCCTAAGGCAGGGAAAACGATGTTATTAAAGGAAATTGCCAATAGTATTTCCACTAACCATCCTGAGGCGAAACTAATTATTTTATTAGTGGATGAACGCCCAGAGGAAGTTACAGACATTGAGCGTTCTGTTCATGAGGATGTAGATGTTGTAAGTTCCACATTTGATGAAGTGCCAGAAAACCACATTAAAGTTTCTGAACTTGTGTTAGAAAGAGCGATGCGACTCGTTGAACATAAACGTGATGTCATTATTTTAATGGACAGTATAACAAGACTTGCTAGAGCTTATAACCTCGTTATTCCACCGAGTGGACGTACACTGTCAGGTGGTATTGACCCAGCAGCATTCCATCGTCCAAAGCGTTTCTTTGGTGCTGCTAGAAACATAGAAGAGGGCGGAAGTATGACGATCTTAGCAACTGCCCTTGTTGATACTGGTTCACGTATGGATGATGTTATTTATGAGGAATTTAAAGGTACAGGTAATATGGAACTTCACTTAGATCGTAGTCTTGCAGAAAGAAGAATTTTCCCTGCGTTGGATATCCCTCGTTCTGGAACGAGAAAAGAAGAACTATTATTGCCGAAGGCGAACTTAGAGAAGATGTGGGCAATCCGTAAAATGATGGGCAACTCCCATGACTTTGTAGAACGTTTCCTCCGTAGAATGAGAACGACAAAAAATAACGAAGAATTCTTCCAGAAATTAGAGGAAGACATGAAAGGGAACGCGTCTACACGGAGGTCGTAA